A genomic region of Hippoglossus hippoglossus isolate fHipHip1 chromosome 8, fHipHip1.pri, whole genome shotgun sequence contains the following coding sequences:
- the si:ch211-157c3.4 gene encoding cell death-inducing p53-target protein 1: MSAGAKKDPPPYLIPVEGQNDGVTVYHLHSPFTPPPSSQAAGVATPVYTSGGGGAGGSLGAGLDGGAGKSKFVSYDTDLGRNAGMTTCTSCQQQVMTNVTYKAGTYAWLMCLLFICCGLILCCCLIPFFLKNFKDAYHTCPRCNRVLHVDKKQCCK, encoded by the exons aTGAGTGCAGGAGCAAAGAAAGATCCCCCTCCCTACCTGATACCAg TCGAGGGTCAGAACGATGGAGTGACGGTTTACCATCTGCATTCACCTttcacccctcctccctcctcgcAGGCGGCTGGAGTGGCCACGCCAG tgtACACGAGTGGCGGCGGAGGCGCCGGAGGCAGCCTCGGCGCAGGCCTCGATGGCGGGGCCGGCAAAAGTAAGTTTGTGAGCTACGACACCGACCTGGGACGAAACGCCGGCATGACCACCTGCACTTCCTGTCAGCAGCAGGTCATGACCAACGTCACCTACAAAGCTGGGACGTACGCCTGGCTGATGTGTTTACTCTTCATCTGCTGTGG gttaATCCTGTGCTGCTGCCTGATTCCATTCTTCCTGAAAAACTTCAAGGACGCGTACCACACATGCCCGCGCTGCAACCGGGTCCTGCACGTGGACAAGAAGCAGTGCTGCAAATGA